The proteins below come from a single Verrucomicrobiota bacterium genomic window:
- the fliJ gene encoding flagellar export protein FliJ, with amino-acid sequence MKRFVFRFQRVLEMRRHGEDVKKNELAALMAQRLQDERKLFAVQGELLDRQCELAGRAEAHETLSDLAGLARYFLKLADDIRCVEEQLVRWDAQIEAKRIELVEAKRDVKVLEKIEESDRRAYDKALAGWEQKLIDEVATGRHVRRLREEVQR; translated from the coding sequence GTGAAACGGTTTGTGTTTCGATTCCAGCGGGTGCTTGAGATGAGGCGCCACGGCGAGGACGTGAAGAAGAACGAGCTGGCAGCGCTCATGGCGCAGCGGCTCCAGGATGAGCGGAAGCTGTTCGCCGTGCAGGGTGAGCTGCTTGACCGCCAGTGCGAACTCGCAGGGCGGGCTGAGGCGCACGAGACACTGAGCGATCTCGCCGGGCTCGCGCGCTATTTCCTCAAGCTTGCCGATGACATCCGATGCGTCGAAGAGCAGCTCGTGCGCTGGGACGCGCAGATCGAGGCGAAACGCATCGAACTCGTTGAGGCCAAGCGCGACGTCAAGGTGCTCGAGAAGATCGAGGAGAGCGATCGACGCGCCTACGACAAGGCGCTGGCCGGCTGGGAGCAGAAGCTCATCGACGAGGTGGCCACCGGGCGGCACGTGCGCCGCCTTCGCGAAGAGGTGCAGCGATGA
- the fliI gene encoding flagellar protein export ATPase FliI: protein MTTSILERYAARVARARPLQLRGRVTHVVGLVIEADGPPVSVGELCLVTAEGGTPVAAEVVGFRDRKALLMPLGDMKGIHPGSEVVAAGHPLRVPAGHRLLGRVLDGLGRPIDGKGPLGAEAECPIEADPINPLVRRRIREPLGTGIRAIDAVFTCGRGQRLGIFSGSGVGKSVLLGMIARQTEADVNVIGLIGERGREVREFLEKDLGAEGLKRSVVVVATSDQPALVRIKGAHAVAAIAEHFRSEGCDVMLMMDSVTRYAMALREVGLSVGEPPTTKGYTPSVFAALPRLLERAGTSDKGSITGLYTVLVEGDDMSEPVADHARAILDGHVVLSRELAARNHYPAIDVLQSISRVMIDIVPREQLEAARRVQHHVAVYARAQDLINIGAYKRGSNREIDLATAMIPKIEAFLRQDIEETCELRTAVHGLIELIGSESAIASAAGDRA, encoded by the coding sequence GTGACGACATCCATTCTTGAGCGATATGCCGCGCGCGTGGCGCGTGCCCGTCCGTTGCAGCTTCGCGGCCGCGTGACGCACGTTGTCGGGCTCGTCATCGAAGCCGATGGGCCGCCTGTGTCGGTGGGCGAGCTGTGCCTTGTCACGGCGGAGGGCGGCACGCCGGTGGCGGCCGAGGTTGTCGGGTTCCGCGACCGCAAGGCGCTGCTCATGCCGCTGGGCGATATGAAAGGCATCCACCCGGGAAGCGAGGTCGTCGCTGCGGGTCATCCGCTGCGCGTGCCGGCCGGGCATCGCTTGCTCGGGCGTGTGCTTGATGGGCTGGGCCGGCCCATCGACGGCAAAGGCCCGCTCGGCGCCGAGGCGGAGTGTCCGATCGAGGCCGACCCGATCAACCCCCTCGTGCGGCGGCGCATCCGCGAACCGCTCGGCACGGGCATCCGCGCGATCGACGCCGTGTTTACCTGCGGCCGGGGCCAGCGCCTCGGGATCTTCAGCGGCAGCGGCGTAGGCAAGAGCGTGCTCCTCGGCATGATCGCGCGCCAGACGGAGGCCGACGTCAACGTCATCGGTCTTATCGGCGAGCGCGGCCGCGAGGTGCGCGAGTTCCTCGAGAAGGACCTCGGTGCGGAGGGGCTGAAGCGCTCCGTCGTCGTCGTGGCGACCTCGGACCAGCCGGCCCTTGTGCGCATCAAGGGTGCGCACGCGGTGGCGGCCATCGCCGAGCATTTCCGCAGCGAGGGCTGCGACGTCATGCTCATGATGGATTCGGTGACGCGCTACGCGATGGCGCTGCGTGAAGTCGGGCTGTCGGTCGGCGAGCCACCGACGACCAAGGGCTACACGCCGTCGGTGTTCGCCGCGCTGCCCAGGCTGCTCGAGCGCGCCGGCACCTCTGACAAAGGCAGCATCACGGGGCTTTACACCGTGCTCGTCGAGGGCGACGACATGAGCGAGCCGGTGGCCGACCACGCACGGGCGATTCTCGACGGACACGTCGTCTTGTCGCGCGAGCTCGCTGCGCGCAACCACTACCCGGCCATCGACGTACTCCAGAGCATCAGCCGCGTCATGATCGACATCGTGCCGCGCGAGCAGCTTGAGGCGGCACGGCGCGTCCAGCACCATGTGGCCGTCTACGCGCGCGCCCAGGACCTGATCAACATCGGGGCGTACAAGCGTGGGAGCAACCGCGAGATCGACCTCGCGACCGCCATGATCCCGAAGATCGAGGCGTTCCTACGCCAGGACATTGAGGAGACCTGCGAGCTGCGCACGGCCGTGCACGGGCTCATCGAACTCATCGGCAGTGAGAGCGCCATCGCCTCGGCTGCGGGAGACCGGGCGTGA